CTGCGCGGCATCGACAAGGCGACCCACCTCGGCTTCACCGAGAACTGGCAGTGGACCGACCTGCTGCTCGACGGCAAACCGCAGAGCAAGACGCAGAAGATCTCGCGCATCCTGCTGACCGCGTTCTTCCTGCGCGTGCTCACCGGCAACCGCGAGTACAGCGCGTTGCTGGAAGAGGAGATCAAGGGCTGCTCGATCGACTACACCCGCGGCCCCGCAGTGCCCAGCCTGGCCTGATTCCCTTTCAGCGCAACCACGTCTGCGTCGAGAAGTCCTCGTCGTCGTCCACCGGCCGCGGTCTGCTCGGCGGCGGCCAGCCGGTGTCCCTGCGGTCCTGGATGCGCTCGACCACCCTGCTCACGTGCTCGGTGATCTCCTTCGCCGCACGCTCGGCCTCTGCCAACGCGTCATCGCGGTGCTTGGTCACCAGCTCCATCCGCTCGGCGTGCTCGCGCATGACCAGGTCCAGCTGCCGTTGAGCCCCCGCGACGTCGCTCATCGCCCGCTCTCCTCGTCGTCAAGACCGCCCAGCACCCGCGCCACCCTGCTGAGGGCTTCGTTGTCCTCTTCGACGACGTAGCCCTCGGTGCGCCAGTTGTTGCCGCTGCGCTCGTGATCAGCACCGCCGCCGCTCTGGGCCGCGGGCGGCATCATCATCCCGCTGCCCATCGGTGGCGCGGCCGGAGCTCGTTGCCCCTCACTGGGAACCGAGCCGAGTCCGGCTTCGCCCGGCTGCGGGCCCTGCGGGCGCTCCGCGACCTCCTCGACGGGTCCGGAACCGCTCGCCAGTTCGACCTGTCCCTGGGTGAAGTCGAGGTCATAGGTCGCAGGCTTCCCGTCCGCGCCCGGCACCGTCACACGGATGTGCCCCGCGTCCCCCGGCACGCGCTCGGCGAGGATCGTGCGATCCCCGTCGCGGATCGTCGCCTTGCCGTTCTCGTCCGCCTTGGTGACCGGATTCTCTTGCGGCACAACTGGTCCCGGCTGGACGCCGCCGGGAGATACGTTGCCCGGCTGCACCGGGATGCCACCGGGCTGCGGCATCGGCTTGACCTCAGGCCCGGTCGGTCCGAAGTCCACCTCGTAGCTCTTCGGCTTGCCGTCCGGGCCCTCGACCGTGATCGTCACGTGGCCGTCCCGGGTCGGACTGGTCACGGAGATCTTGCGCCCCGCATCCTCGAAGGTCACCGACTCGCGCGGCTGGTTCCCGCCCGGCACAGGCGTTCCCGGCAGCCCTGAGGTCTCCGTCCCGCCTCCCGGCGTCTCGATCGGCGGCGTGACCGGCGGCAGGTTCGGCGGCGTGATGGGCGGAGGCGCTGCGATCGGCGGGATCCTGCCGCCACCACCGCCTCCACCACCGCCGATCGCGCCACCCCCACCGCCGCCGCCGATCGGCGGCTTGTCGCCACCACCGCCGGGCGGCGTCCCGCTGATCAGCTCCTTGAAGGGGTTGTCGTTGACCTGGTTGAGGTGGTCCGTCAGCACCTTCCAGAGCTTGTCGACCGTGGTGCGGGTCTCGTCGCACATCTGCTTGAAGTCCTCGAACTGCTTCCGGAACGCTTGGCAGAAGTTGTGCGCCCACTTCACCGCTGCGGCTTCCACCAGTCGCCGAGTTTCGTCATTGACCGCGCAGTGGTCGCTCTCAGCCTGCTTCGCCACCTCACCGCCCAGCAACGCCGCGGCACGGCGAACGTCGGCATCCCAGCGGCCATTGGCCATCTGCATGATCAACAGGCCTTCCGGGACCGTGCGGTCGGGCAGCCGATCGCACTGCAGGCCGAGAGCGAACTCGGCCTTGGACCGGCACGCCTGCGCCACCTTCGTGGACGTGCTGCGGATCAGTTCCGCCGATCCGCGCATCGCGTCTGTCAGGTGGCCGACCTCCACGCGGAACCGATCGGAGAAGACTCGCGACCGATCCGCTGCCTTACCGCTCCAGTGCCCATAGAGACCTGACAAGCTGCTCGACGACTTGCTCGCGGACGCCTCGACTGCGGACTTGGCGCCCAGCAATGCCTGAGCGTGCCCTTCGAGCTGGGCGAACTGGATGTCCCGCTGCTGGTCGTAAAGCTTGGTCGCCGCGTCGAACGGATCGGCGAGCAGCGAGAACTTGCGACAGTGTTCGGGCGCGGCGGCGTAGACCTGGCCGAACTTCCGGAACATCTCAAGTCCGGGCTTGCCGGCGTCCAGGATCTCGTCGGAGTTCTCCGGTGCCCGGCCCCGTTTGAGGTCTTCCAGCTTCTCCTTGCCCTTGCGCACAACCGCACGGTGCTCCGCAGCCTCGCTCAACCGCTGGTGGGCTTCCTCCAGCTCCCGCGGGAACGCATCGACAGTGGTGGAGGCAGCGCGGTCTTTGACAGTGACCTTCAACTCCTCGAGGTACTTCTTGATCTGAGGGTCGAGGGTGGCCTTGACGTCGACACGCCAGTAGGCGACGAGGAGCTGGTGCTTCTCCTCACGGGACAACTCGGCATTACCGAGGAGGCCAAGGAGCTGTTCTCGGGTTGGTCTGGCCATCACTTGCCCCCGACCGTGCGGGTGTTGTTGTTCTCCACCCACTGGTAGCCGCCCTTGGTCTTCTCCAGACGTCCGGCGAAGTCGTTGGTGGCGGTGGCGAAGCTGTTCGCAGCGGTGACCAGTCTGCGCAGGCCTTCCTGGTACTTCGTGGCCGCGTCGACGTGCGCCGAGCCGAGCTTGGCGCCCCCGTTGACCGCGCCCTCGAGGTCCTTGATCTTCGGACCGGCCTCACCGGCCGCGGCGCGCAGAGCGCCGGCGACTCGTGCCATCTCGTCGGTGTTGGTGCCGAAACCCACCTGGTCGTCCCCCTCGCATGTCCTGCGAACCGCAGCGAGGCTATCGAGGGGCTCCCCCGCCCACGCGTGCCTCCACCGCGATCCACCCCATGGTGGACCAGCGGAGACGCGCGCGTCCGACGAACAGGGGAAGTGTTCAGCGAATGCCGGAAACGACCCCGGCGAGGCGCTTGGCGGCGGCGTCGGCGGCGTCCTGGCTGGGGGCCTCGACCATCACGCGGACCAGCTGTTCGGTGCCGGAGGGGCGCAGCAGCACCCGGCCGGAGCCGGCCAGCTCGGCCTCGACGGCGGCCACGGCCTCGGCGACCGACTGGGACGCGGCCACCCTGGCCTTGTCGCTGACCTTGACGTTGACCAGGACCTGCGGCAGGCGGCGCATCACCCCGGCCAGCTCGGCCAGCGGGCGGCCGGTGGAGACCACGCGGGCCATCAGGCGCAGCGCCGTCAGCAGACCGTCGCCGGTGGTGGCGTGAGTGGGCAACACCACATGCCCGGACTGCTCGCCGCCGAGGGAGTAGCCGCCGGAGCGCAGCTCCTCCAGCACGTAGCGGTCCCCGACCGAGGTCGTGCGCACGTTCACGCCGTGGTCGCGCATGGCCAGGTGCAGGCCGAGGTTGCTCATCACGGTGGCCACGAGGGTGTCGTCGGCGAGCTCGCCGCCCTCCTTCATGGCCAGCGCGAGCACCGCGAGGATCTGGTCCCCGTCGATCTCGGCGCCGGTGTGGTCGACGGCCAGGCAGCGGTCGGCGTCACCGTCGTGCGCGATGCCCAGGTCGGCACCGTGCTCACGGACCGCGGTGCGCAGCACGTCGAGGTGGGTGGAGCCGCACCCGTCGTTGATGTTGACACCGTCCGGCTCCGCGTGGATCGCGATCACCTCGGCGCCCGCGCGGCGGTAGGCCTCGGGGGCAGCGGCGGAGGCGGCGCCGTTCGCGCAGTCCACGACCACGCGCAGGCCTTCGAGGGGCTGCGGGGTGGCGAGCAGCAGGTGGTCGACGTAGCGCTGGACGGCGTTGTCGACGTCCCGGACCCGGCCGATGGCGCCCCCGGTGGGCCGCCCCTGGCCCGTGCCCTCGGCGATCAGCCGCTCGATCTCGTCCTCCACGGCGTCCGGCAGCTTGTGGCCGTCACCGGAGAACAGCTTGATCCCGTTGTCCGGCATCGGGTTGTGCGACGCCGAGATCATCACGCCCAGCCCGGCGCCGAGGTCGCTGACCAGGTGCGCCACCGCCGGGGTGGGCACGACACCCGCGCGCAGCACGTCGACGCCCGCCGAGGCGAGACCGGCAGCGACGGCCGCCTCCAGCATCTCGCCGCTGGCCCTCGGGTCCCGGCCGACCACCGCGACGGGCCGGTCGGAGCCGGTGCGCTCGCCGAGCACCCGGGCGGCCGCCACCGCGACGGACATGGCGAGCTCGGGCGTGAGGTCGGAGTTGGCGAGACCGCGCACACCATCGGTGCCGAAGAGGCGAGCCATGTCGAGAAGTCCTCCGTGTGACGGGCCCGGTCGAGGGCCGGACGCAACTACGGGAGCAGACATCCGTAAGACGGACATCTGCTCCCGTAGGTTGTCTTGCGAGGTAAGGCCAGGCAGGAGCGCCGGTGGACCTAGCGCTTGCTGTACTGCGGAGCCTTACGGGCCTTCTTGAGACCGTACTTCTTCCGCTCCTTGGCCCGCGGGTCACGGGTGAGGAAGCCGGCCTTCTTCAGCGCCGGGCGGTCGTCGGCGTCCAGCGAGACCAGGGCGCGGGCGATCGCCAGGCGAAGCGCACCGGCCTGGCCGGAGACGCCGCCACCGCTCAGGGTGCCGAACACGTCGAACTTGTCCAGCTTGTCCGTGGTGGTGAACGGGTCCCGGATCAGCTGCTGGTGCACCTTGTTCGGGAAGTAGGCGTCGATGTCCTTGCCGTTGAGCAGGAACTTGCCGGTGCCGGGCACCAGGCGGACGCGCACGATGGCCTGCTTGCGGCGGCCGACGGTCTGGATCAGGCGACCGGTGCCGAGCGGCGCGGTGACGTCGGCGGCCGGGGCGACCTCGTCAGAGGTGGCCTCGGCCTCGGCGACGACCTCGGTGGCGGCCTCGTCGGCAGCGACCTCGGCGGCAACGGTCTCGTCGACGGCGGGAGTGGTCTCGTCAGCGGGAGTGGTCACGCGGTTTTCCTCTGAGTTCTGGTTGTCCGACACCGGCTGGGTCACTGGCTGACCTTGGGGAGCTCGAACGTCTGCGGCTGCTGGGCCGCGTGCGGGTGGGCCGGACCGGCGTACACCTTGAGCTTCTTGCCCATGGCGTTGCCGAGCTTGTTCTTCGGCAGCATCCCCTTGATGGCCTTCTCGACCAGCTTGGTGGGGTACTTGTCCAGCATCTCGCCGAACGAGCGCTTCTTGAGGCCGCCCGGGTGGCCACTGTGCCGGTAGACGAACTCCTGGTCGCGCTTGTTGCCGGTCAGCGCGACCTTCTCGGCGTTGATGACGACGACGAAGTCACCGGTGTCGATGTGCGGCGCGTAGGTCGGCTTGTGCTTCCCCCGCAGCAGGGTGGCGGCGTGGGTCGCGAGGCGGCCGAGCACCAAGTCCTGGGCGTCGATGACATGCCAGGCTCGCTTCACCTCGCTGGGCTTCGGGCTGTACGTGCGCACGGATCTACCTCGTCGTCACTCGCGTCTTGGGTGGCGTTGGGGCGGCAGAGTCCGGCACCTGCGGGAAACTCCCGCTTGCGCGGGGAGAACTCAGGGCGCGAAAACGCGCGGCCGACTTGGCGCCGCACGATATACCGCTTCAACAGCGATCGAGGTTACCTGCCGTCGTGCGGCAGGGTCAAAACGGCCCCCGGTGACGAGCGCCATGTCCGCCATCATGCCAGGTCGGGGGCCTGCCGGACACACGCGAAGGCCCCCGGCCGTCCCGCCGGGGGCCTTCGCGCACGTCAGGCGGCGCCCGCCGTCACCAGAGGTCGGCGGCCTTGCGCTCCCCGTCCTGGTAGTTCTCGTTGGCGTGGCCGAGCGCGACGCCGACCTTGGCCAGGATCTCCTGCAGGGCCTTCGCGGCCTCGTCCCACTCGCGCTGCGCCCGCTTGTAGTTGTCCGCGGCCGCACCGGTCCACGTCGCGGCCAGCGGCGCGAGGTCGGACTTCAGCTCACCGAGCTGCGTGCGCACCTTGGTCGCGGCGGCGGCGATGTTGCCCTGCGCCTCGGACAGCGATCCGAACTGAACCTTGATGTCCATGGTCGTCACAGTCCTTCCAGGCCGGCGCGGATGCTGGACATGCCCTCGGTGGCCTGCTGCTCACGGCGGATGTAGGACTTGCCGGACTGGCCGAGCTGGTCGGAGATCACCCCGAGCGCGTTGTTCAGCTTCAGCGTCTGCTCGCCCCAGCTGCGCATCAGCGTCTGGAAGGCCTTGGAGGCCTCGCCCTTCCACTGGCCCTGGAGCGGTTCCAGCTGCCCCCTGAGGCTGTTGAGCTGGCCGACCAGCTGGTCCCGCACTCTTGCGACGTCGACGGAGGCCTTGCCCATCGCCTCCGCATTGACCTCGTACTGAGTCATCGAACGACTCCCCCTTCGATCGGTGTTACAGCCCCAGACCATGCCACGAGCCGTTCCGAGACGGCGACGCAATGCGGCAAGTTGTTGCGCTTGTGAACGCGGTCCACCTGATTGGTGGGACCCGATCGCATTCTGGTAGGGAAAGTCACTCTGGCATTTGCCCGTGAAATTACTCAGCCGGTGCCGGAGAGTGTGCGGACCACGTGTTCGCACGCCCTCGCGACCTCATCCCGGCCGCCCGGCGTGCTCTGGCAGCCCACGATGAGCTGCTTCGGGCCGTCGAAGACGACGTACCACTGCACGACCGATCCTCGCAGCTCAAGCCCGTACCGAGCGACCTCGCGGCCGCCGAACCGGACCGAGGGCGCGAAGCCGGTGATGCCCGACGGGGCTTCGGCCTCCACTGCCCTGCGGAGTTCACCGAGCGCCCGTTCCGGTTCCAGCGTCGCGTTGTAGGACAGCGGGCGTTGTTCCACGCCGATCACGTCGTCGGTGTCCGGGCTCGCGGTTCTGCGCAGCTGGACCTTGCGTTTCGTGGCATCCCCGCCGCTGTGTTCCCATCCGTCGGGAACGCGGAATCGGTAGTCGTACTGCGCGAGTTCCTTGCCACCGCTTCCCCCGAACACCACAAATCCGGTGATCACCGTCGCGGCGGCCACGAGAACCGCGACCGCGACGAATACCGCCTTGGATCGGCGACGCGGCGGGGCCGGTGGTGGCGGCGGCTGGGACAGGGGCACCGGTTCCGGGGCCGGTACCGGTTCGGGTGCGACCGGGACCGCGCACAGGGCCCCGCGAGCCACCACGGTCTCCGGCTGGTCGAGCGCGGTGGGCACCGTGCCGAGCCGATCGTGAACCAGCCGGGCGAGCAGCGGGATGCGGCTGGAGCCGCCGACCAGGAAGACCCCGTCGACGTGCACCCCTGCATCCCGCACGGTCGCCGCCAGCAGCTCGACGGCGCGGGCCAGCCGCCCGTGCACGAGCCGCTCCAGTTCCACGCGGGGCACGTGCGCGTCGGTGAACGGCGGGGGCATCGGGATGTCGGTGTAGGCGTGCCGGGACAGGGTCTCCTTGGCGCTGCGGACGTCCTCGTGCAGCACCCGCCGACGTCGGCGGTCGGGCAGTTCACGGCCCTCGACGAGCCGCTGCCACGCCTGCGGGTCCTCACCGGAGACCCGCATGCCGACGTGCTCCAGCAGCGCCTGGTCGATGTCGGCACCGCCGAACCCGGGGTCACCACGGCTGGCCAGCACCTCGGACCCCCGGACCACGCCGGCGTCCACGGTCCCGCCGCCGATGTCGAGCACGGCGAGCACGCCGGTCGATCCCGTGCTCACGGCGTAGAACATCGCTGCCGCAACGGGTTCCGGAACCAGGACGACGCGACTGGCGAGCCCGGCGGCGGCCTGAGCGAGCGCGCCGAGGCGGACGGAACCCCAGTTCGCGGGGTGGGTCAGCACGAGCACGTCGACCTGCGCACCGCCGGCGATCCGGCGCGCCTCGGCCACGACGAGCGCGAGCACCGCGGCCACCACGCGCACGACCGGGACGACGAGGTTGCCCAGCAGCAGCTCGCCCTCGTCCATGCGGCGCTTGGGATGCGGCTCGAACCGCGCGGGGTCGATCGCGGCCTGGCGCTCCGCCTCACGGCCGACGAACACGGTCCCGTCAACGGCGACGAACACCGCGGAGGGCACCAGCGGCCTGCCGTCGATCAGCACCACGGCGGGTTCGGCGCCGTCGACCGACAACGCCGCGCACGTGCTGGACGTGCCGAAGTCGACGGCGAGCCGGACCCTTTCGGTCATGCGGGGTCCAGCCAGGCCAGCTGCACGACCCGCTGGCCGGACCTGCGGTTGACCAGGATGCCCCGGCCGGGCGGCATCGAGGACGGCTTCACGGTGCCGACGAGCGCGCCCTCGTCCCGGTTGCCGCTCATCACGATGCCCGGCGCGGACTGCTCGCGCAGCTTGCCGAGCACCGGGTCGTAGAGCGCCCTGCTGGCCCCGCCCGAGGCCCGCGCGACGACCAGGTGCAGGCCGATGTCCCTTGCCTGCGCGAGGAAATCGCCCAGCGGGGCGAGCGGGTTGTTGCCCGAGGTCGCCACCAGGTCGTAGTCGTCGACGACCAGGAACAGCTCGGGGCCGGACCACCAGGAGCGGTTCTTCAGCTGCTCCTGCGTGACGTCCGGGCCGGGCAGCCGCTTGGTCAGCGAGGCGTGGATGTCCTCGACCATGCCGGTGAACTGCTGCGATCCGGCCGCGTAGGCCAGCAGGTGCTCGGAGGTGACGAAGCCGAGCATGGTGCGGCGGTAGTCGACCAGGATGATCCGCGCCTGCTTGGGGGTGAAGCGGTCGACCACGCCCTGGACGATCGTGCGCAGCAGGTTGGTCTTGCCGGACTCCTGCTCGGCGAAGCAGACGAAGTGCGACTCGGA
The window above is part of the Allokutzneria albata genome. Proteins encoded here:
- a CDS encoding WXG100 family type VII secretion target; this encodes MGFGTNTDEMARVAGALRAAAGEAGPKIKDLEGAVNGGAKLGSAHVDAATKYQEGLRRLVTAANSFATATNDFAGRLEKTKGGYQWVENNNTRTVGGK
- the glmM gene encoding phosphoglucosamine mutase produces the protein MARLFGTDGVRGLANSDLTPELAMSVAVAAARVLGERTGSDRPVAVVGRDPRASGEMLEAAVAAGLASAGVDVLRAGVVPTPAVAHLVSDLGAGLGVMISASHNPMPDNGIKLFSGDGHKLPDAVEDEIERLIAEGTGQGRPTGGAIGRVRDVDNAVQRYVDHLLLATPQPLEGLRVVVDCANGAASAAAPEAYRRAGAEVIAIHAEPDGVNINDGCGSTHLDVLRTAVREHGADLGIAHDGDADRCLAVDHTGAEIDGDQILAVLALAMKEGGELADDTLVATVMSNLGLHLAMRDHGVNVRTTSVGDRYVLEELRSGGYSLGGEQSGHVVLPTHATTGDGLLTALRLMARVVSTGRPLAELAGVMRRLPQVLVNVKVSDKARVAASQSVAEAVAAVEAELAGSGRVLLRPSGTEQLVRVMVEAPSQDAADAAAKRLAGVVSGIR
- the rpsI gene encoding 30S ribosomal protein S9, whose translation is MTTPADETTPAVDETVAAEVAADEAATEVVAEAEATSDEVAPAADVTAPLGTGRLIQTVGRRKQAIVRVRLVPGTGKFLLNGKDIDAYFPNKVHQQLIRDPFTTTDKLDKFDVFGTLSGGGVSGQAGALRLAIARALVSLDADDRPALKKAGFLTRDPRAKERKKYGLKKARKAPQYSKR
- the rplM gene encoding 50S ribosomal protein L13 yields the protein MRTYSPKPSEVKRAWHVIDAQDLVLGRLATHAATLLRGKHKPTYAPHIDTGDFVVVINAEKVALTGNKRDQEFVYRHSGHPGGLKKRSFGEMLDKYPTKLVEKAIKGMLPKNKLGNAMGKKLKVYAGPAHPHAAQQPQTFELPKVSQ
- a CDS encoding WXG100 family type VII secretion target; the protein is MDIKVQFGSLSEAQGNIAAAATKVRTQLGELKSDLAPLAATWTGAAADNYKRAQREWDEAAKALQEILAKVGVALGHANENYQDGERKAADLW
- a CDS encoding WXG100 family type VII secretion target — its product is MTQYEVNAEAMGKASVDVARVRDQLVGQLNSLRGQLEPLQGQWKGEASKAFQTLMRSWGEQTLKLNNALGVISDQLGQSGKSYIRREQQATEGMSSIRAGLEGL
- a CDS encoding type VII secretion-associated protein; translation: MTERVRLAVDFGTSSTCAALSVDGAEPAVVLIDGRPLVPSAVFVAVDGTVFVGREAERQAAIDPARFEPHPKRRMDEGELLLGNLVVPVVRVVAAVLALVVAEARRIAGGAQVDVLVLTHPANWGSVRLGALAQAAAGLASRVVLVPEPVAAAMFYAVSTGSTGVLAVLDIGGGTVDAGVVRGSEVLASRGDPGFGGADIDQALLEHVGMRVSGEDPQAWQRLVEGRELPDRRRRRVLHEDVRSAKETLSRHAYTDIPMPPPFTDAHVPRVELERLVHGRLARAVELLAATVRDAGVHVDGVFLVGGSSRIPLLARLVHDRLGTVPTALDQPETVVARGALCAVPVAPEPVPAPEPVPLSQPPPPPAPPRRRSKAVFVAVAVLVAAATVITGFVVFGGSGGKELAQYDYRFRVPDGWEHSGGDATKRKVQLRRTASPDTDDVIGVEQRPLSYNATLEPERALGELRRAVEAEAPSGITGFAPSVRFGGREVARYGLELRGSVVQWYVVFDGPKQLIVGCQSTPGGRDEVARACEHVVRTLSGTG